One window from the genome of Saccopteryx leptura isolate mSacLep1 chromosome 8, mSacLep1_pri_phased_curated, whole genome shotgun sequence encodes:
- the HRG gene encoding histidine-rich glycoprotein — translation MKAFAAALLPILVTTLQYSCAVSPIGCNATEPLAGKALDLINKGRLNGYLFQLLRVVDAHLDKAESTAVYYLVLDVKESDCPVQSRKHWDDCEPAISRRPSDIVIGQCKVIATTCLSEFQDLRINYFNCTTSSVFSALANVKDSPVLSDFFEDTELYRKEAEKALEKYKEKNGTFASFRVDQVERVARVRGGERTNYYVDFSVRNCSSNNFPRHHNVFGFCRLDLSYNVGNSDMETPKDVVINCEVFNLKEHEHINDVQRHLGHLLHPGGHEHSPAGKPPFKHNRSRDYHHSHKPHKLGCPLALEDKNHSDQPPLQAEAPPLLPSLKRHHLSIGTNETHSPPHNHSSSEHHHYGQHPHGHRPHRHHPHGHHLHGHHSRGHHQHGHHPHRHLPHGHNFYDHGPCDPPPYSQGPQDQHHWGHGSPPRHSEDRGLSKGPFKWKQIGHVYRFPPLKKGEVLPLPEANFPSFSLPNHNPQKPKIQPFPQIASGSCPGIFKIEFSQLSKFLTYIFPKENLNSLKNE, via the exons ATGAAGGCATTCGCTGCAGCTCTGCTTCCCATCCTTGTGACCACGCTGCAGTATTCCTGTGCTGTGAGCCCCATAGGCTGCAATGCTACCGAGCCCCTGGCAGGGAAAGCGCTAGACCTGATCAATAAAGGACGTCTGAACGGCTACCTTTTCCAGTTGCTGCGGGTCGTTGATGCCCACTTGGACAAAGCG GAATCCACAGCTGTGTATTATTTAGTCTTAGATGTGAAAGAATCTGACTGTCCAGTTCAATCAAGGAAACACTGGGATGACTGTGAGCCAGCTATTTCTAGACGCCCATCTGATATA GTGATTGGACAGTGTAAGGTAATAGCTACAACATGTTTGAGTGAATTTCAGGATCTCAGAATAAATTACTTCAACTGCACCACCAGCTCTG TCTTTTCTGCACTGGCCAACGTTAAGGACAGCCCTGTGCTCTCCGATTTCTTTGAGGATACTGAGCTCTACagaaaagaagcagagaaagcCCTTGAGAAATACAAAGAGAAGAATGGTACTTTTGCTTCTTTCAGAGTGGACCAAGTGGAGAGAGTTGCAAGAGTG agaggaggagaaagaaccaACTACTATGTGGACTTCTCTGTGAGGAATTGCTCCAGTAACAATTTTCCCAGGCACCATAAT GTTTTTGGATTCTGCAGATTAGATTTGTCTTACAATGTAGGAAACTCTGACATGGAAACTCCAAAAGACGTTGTCATAAACTGTGAAGTCTTCAACCTTAAG GAACATGAACACATCAATGATGTACAACGCCATCTGGGCCACCTTCtccaccctggtgggcatgagcATTCTCCTGCTGGCAAGCCTCCATTTAAGCACAATAGGTCCAGAGATTACCACCATTCCCACAAGCCACATAAACTTGGATGCCCACTTGCTCTAGAAGACAAAAATCACTCAGACCAACCACCACTTCAGGCAGAAGCTCCTCCACTATTACCTTCTTTAAAACGTCATCACCTCAGTATTGGCACCAATGAAACCCATTCACCCCCTCATAATCATAGTTCCAGTGAACACCATCACTATGGACAACATCCTCATGGGCACCGTCCTCATAGACACCATCCCCATGGGCACCATCTTCATGGGCACCATTCCCGCGGGCACCATCAACATGGGCACCATCCTCATAGACACCTCCCCCATGGCCATAATTTTTATGACCATGGACCCTGTGACCCACCACCCTATAGCCAAGGTCCCCAAGATCAACATCACTGGGGCCATGGCTCACCACCTAGGCATTCAGAAGATAGAGGTCTAAGTAAAGGACCCTTCAAATGGAAACAAATTGGGCATGTGTACCGATTTCCTCCATTAAAGAAAGGTGAAGTTCTTCCTCTTCCTGAAGCCAATTTCCCAAGCTTCTCATTACCAAATCACAATCCTCAAAAGCCCAAAATTCAGCCCTTCCCTCAAATAGCCTCTGGATCATGTCCAGGGATATTCAAGATTGAGTTTTCACAGCTATCAAAGTTTCTTACATAtatatttccaaaagaaaatcTGAATTCCTTGAAAAATGAGTAA